The genomic window CGCCGGGGTGGAAGCGGGTGTTCTCAAGACAGAGGATTTCGCCGTCCTTCATCGCCGCGACGGCCTTTTGCGCGACGTCGCCGACGCAGTCGGCAGCGAATTCTACGTGACGCAGCAGAACATAGCCGAGCGCAATCGCGACCGGCTTGAGCGATTCCTTTGGGTCCGGGCCCTTGGGCCGTCCGAAGTGGGCAAGGATGATGACCTTGCCGCCTTTCTCGGACAGTTCAATGATCGTCTTGGCGATCCGTTGCAGCCGCGTGGTGTCGGACACGCGGCCATTGTCCATCGGAACGTTAAGGTCCACGCGCAACAATACGCGCTTTCCCTTCACATCGACGTCGTCGAGGGTGCGAAAACCGGACATCAGAACTCGTTGCGACTGCTGGACGTCTTCACTAATCAGAGCAACTTGCCCATCGCGACTGCCGTATCCGACATGCGATTGGAGAAGCCCCACTCGTTATCGTACCAGGACATCACGCGCACCAGCGTGCCGTTCTGCACTTTGGTTTGATCGAAGGCGAAGGTCGACGAGCTGGCGTCGTGGTTGAAGTCAATCGACACGTTCGGATCGCTCGTGGTGCTCAGGATGCCCTTCAGCTCCTGCGCAGCCGCGCGCTTGACCGCTTCGTTGATTTCTTCCTTGGTGGTGGCCTTCTTTGCGACGATCTTGAGATCGACCACCGAGACGTTCGGGGTCGGCACGCGGATCGCGACACCGTCGAGCTTGCCGTTGAGCTCGGGAAGTACAAGGCCGATCGCCTTTGCCGCGCCCGTCGACGTCGGAATCATCGACAGCGCTGCTGCGCGGCCGCGATAGAGATCCTTGTGCAAGGTGTCGAGGGTCGGCTGGTCACCGGTGTAGGCGTGAATGGTGGTCATGAAGCCGGTCTCGATGCCCACCGTGTCGTTCAATACCTTAGCGACCGGCGCAAGGCAGTTCGTGGTGCACGAGCCGTTCGACACGACGAGATGATCCTTGGTCAGCTTGTCATGGTTGACGCCGTACACGATGGTTGCGTCCGCTCCGTCCGCCGGAGCCGAAACCAGCACGCGCTTGGCGCCTGCGGTGAGATGGGCCGAAGCCTTGTCCTTCGCGGTGAAGATGCCGGTGCATTCCATCGCGATGTCAACGCCGAGATCCTTCCAGGGAAGGGTCGACGGATCCTTCACGGCGGTCACCTTGATCTTGCTGTTGCCGATGCTGATCGAGTCGCCTTCGACCTTTACTTCGCCAGGAAAGCGGCCATGGACCGAGTCGTAACGGAGCAGATGGGCGTTGGTTTCGACCGGGCCGAGATCGTTGATGGCGACCACCTGGATGTCTGTGCGCTTGGATTCATAGATTGCGCGCAGAATGTTACGGCCGATACGGCCAAATCCATTGATCGCGACCCGGACTGCCATTCAACTTCTCCTCGACGTTCAAAAATGACGATTTTCGGGGCCAGTTTTTGCCCCGAATGGCGTTGTGTTGCAATCTCCCGAAAAACTGAATGTTCCGGAAGGGTTATCAGGCCTTCAGCCGGGCCTGCGCGGCGTCTGCAACGGCTTCCGGGGTGATCCCGAAGTGCCGGTACAGCTCCTTATATGGGGCGCTGGCGCCGAATCCGCTCATGCCGACGAAAATGCCATCCATTCCAATGATGGCGTCCCAGCCCTGACGGACCGCAGCTTCCACGGCGACCTTAACCGGAGCGTCGCCGATGATCGCGGCCTTTTTGGTATCGGGCAGCTCAAGCAGACGATCCATGCACGGGACCGAGACCACCCGCGTCGGAATGCCGCGCGCGGCAAGCAGTTTTTGCGCATCCACCGCTAACGAAACTTCCGAACCTGACGCGAAAATCGAGACCTTCGCCGCACCGTCCGATTTCGAAATTTCATAGGCGCCGTCAGCGCACTTGTTGTCGGCGTCGTTCGCCAAGCGCAGCTGCGGCAGATTCTGGCGGGTCAGCGCCAGCACGCTCGGGCGGTCTCTCGATTCCAGCGCGAGCTGCCAGCATTCGAGCGTTTCAACGGTATCGCAGGGCCGGAACACGTCGCAGTTCGGAATGGCGCGCAGTGCGGCAAGGTGTTCAACTGGCTGATGGGTCGGGCCGTCTTCGCCGAGACCGATCGAGTCATGGGTGAGAACGTGAATAACGCGTTCGCCCATCAAGGCGGCGAGGCGAAGCGCCGGGCGCAAATAGTCCGAGAACACAAGGAACGTTCCGGAATACGGAATGAGGCCACCATGCAGAGCGATGCCATTCATGGCAGCCGCCATGCCGTGCTCGCGGATGCCGTAGTTGATGTAACGCCCGCCGTAGTTATTGGCGGAGATCGCGACCATGCCCTTCACGCGGGTGTTGTTGGAGCCGGTGAGATCCGCGGAGCCGCCGATCATTTCGGGAACCGCTGCACAGAGTACCTCGAGCGCATGTTCGGACGCAGTGCGCGTGGCGGTGTCCTTCGGAGCGGCGGCGAGCGCCGCCTTCATGCCGGCGACGGCATCGGCGAGCGCCTTCGCAGGCAAATCGCCTTTGACGCGGCGCTCGAATTCCGCGCGAGCAGCGGCATCTTTCGACGACAGCCGCTTGCTCCATTCGGCCCGCGCCTTGGCGCCGCGCGATCCCGCTTCACGCCACGCGTTGAGAATGTCCTGTGGGATTTCGAAGGGCGCTGCATCCCAGTTGAGGTTCTTGCGCGCGCCGGCGATTTCCTCGGCGCCGAGCGGTGAACCGTGGGATTTTTCCGAGCCAGCCTTATTCGGGGCGCCGAAACCGATCGTCGTCTTGCACGCGATCAAGGTTGGACGATCGGACTTCTGTGCGCGGGCGAGCGCGGCGGCAATCGCTTTCTGATCGTGACCGTTAACGCGCTCGGCAGCCCAGCCGGCGGCCTCGAAACGCTTCACCTGATCGACTGAATCCGACAGAGAAATCGCGCCATCAATCGAGATA from Nitrobacteraceae bacterium AZCC 1564 includes these protein-coding regions:
- a CDS encoding glyceraldehyde 3-phosphate dehydrogenase (product_source=KO:K00134; cath_funfam=3.30.360.10,3.40.50.720; cog=COG0057; ko=KO:K00134; pfam=PF00044,PF02800; smart=SM00846; superfamily=51735,55347; tigrfam=TIGR01534) — its product is MAVRVAINGFGRIGRNILRAIYESKRTDIQVVAINDLGPVETNAHLLRYDSVHGRFPGEVKVEGDSISIGNSKIKVTAVKDPSTLPWKDLGVDIAMECTGIFTAKDKASAHLTAGAKRVLVSAPADGADATIVYGVNHDKLTKDHLVVSNGSCTTNCLAPVAKVLNDTVGIETGFMTTIHAYTGDQPTLDTLHKDLYRGRAAALSMIPTSTGAAKAIGLVLPELNGKLDGVAIRVPTPNVSVVDLKIVAKKATTKEEINEAVKRAAAQELKGILSTTSDPNVSIDFNHDASSSTFAFDQTKVQNGTLVRVMSWYDNEWGFSNRMSDTAVAMGKLL
- a CDS encoding transketolase (product_source=KO:K00615; cath_funfam=3.40.50.920,3.40.50.970; cog=COG0021; ko=KO:K00615; pfam=PF00456,PF02779,PF02780; superfamily=52518,52922; tigrfam=TIGR00232); the encoded protein is MTTHVDPSRMANAVRALAMDAVEKAKSGHPGLPMGAADVATVLFTQFLKFDAKDPAWPDRDRFVLSAGHGSMLLYALLYLTGNEAMTIEQIKNFRQLGSLTPGHPENFVTPGIETTTGPLGQGIATAVGMALAERRMASDFGGDVVDHYTYVLASDGDLMEGISQEAIAFAGHLRLNKLIVMFDDNGISIDGAISLSDSVDQVKRFEAAGWAAERVNGHDQKAIAAALARAQKSDRPTLIACKTTIGFGAPNKAGSEKSHGSPLGAEEIAGARKNLNWDAAPFEIPQDILNAWREAGSRGAKARAEWSKRLSSKDAAARAEFERRVKGDLPAKALADAVAGMKAALAAAPKDTATRTASEHALEVLCAAVPEMIGGSADLTGSNNTRVKGMVAISANNYGGRYINYGIREHGMAAAMNGIALHGGLIPYSGTFLVFSDYLRPALRLAALMGERVIHVLTHDSIGLGEDGPTHQPVEHLAALRAIPNCDVFRPCDTVETLECWQLALESRDRPSVLALTRQNLPQLRLANDADNKCADGAYEISKSDGAAKVSIFASGSEVSLAVDAQKLLAARGIPTRVVSVPCMDRLLELPDTKKAAIIGDAPVKVAVEAAVRQGWDAIIGMDGIFVGMSGFGASAPYKELYRHFGITPEAVADAAQARLKA